One part of the Paenibacillus silvisoli genome encodes these proteins:
- a CDS encoding redox-sensing transcriptional repressor Rex → MKPMKISEAVVRRLPVYLQVLNDLNMRDVQTVSSQELGNKLDLNPAQIRKDLAYFGDFGRKGIGYDVTYLIEKIRQILKLDQPLNVGLVGAGNLGRALCNYNTYLKDNMKITAVFDVHPSMIGASINGLSVLPMDKLKETVANCNIRIGIITVPAIEAQNVADKFVEAGVDGILNFAPTILRVPDNVRIHYANFTTELLSLAYYLDEEGEDENETVMD, encoded by the coding sequence ATGAAGCCGATGAAAATATCCGAAGCGGTCGTTCGCAGACTTCCGGTTTATTTGCAGGTGCTGAACGACTTGAACATGCGCGATGTTCAGACGGTTTCATCGCAGGAGCTTGGCAACAAGCTGGATCTGAATCCGGCTCAAATCCGCAAGGATCTTGCTTATTTCGGCGATTTCGGGCGAAAAGGGATCGGCTACGACGTCACGTATCTCATCGAGAAAATCCGTCAGATCCTGAAGCTCGATCAGCCGTTGAACGTCGGCTTGGTCGGTGCCGGCAATTTGGGCCGCGCATTGTGCAACTATAATACGTATTTGAAAGACAATATGAAAATAACGGCCGTGTTCGACGTTCATCCGTCGATGATCGGCGCTTCCATAAACGGGCTCTCCGTGCTGCCGATGGATAAGCTAAAGGAAACGGTAGCGAATTGCAACATTCGCATCGGCATTATTACGGTACCGGCCATCGAGGCGCAGAACGTTGCGGATAAGTTCGTGGAAGCGGGCGTTGACGGCATTTTGAACTTTGCGCCGACCATACTTCGCGTGCCGGATAACGTGCGCATCCATTACGCGAACTTCACGACCGAGCTGCTGAGCTTGGCGTATTACTTGGATGAAGAAGGGGAAGACGAGAATGAAACGGTTATGGATTGA
- a CDS encoding amidohydrolase encodes MKRLWIENGTFVTMDDERPVVKGHMVVEGDTILYLDEQAPDPEPAGAERVDGKGLVFMPGLINTHGHAAMSLLRGYSDDEALQVWLEQKMWPMEGKYTDEDARWGTALAVAEMLKSGTTTFVDMYDRMHIVAEVVEQSGMRALLTRGVIGLCPPDVQTAKLEEAKRFARDWNGRANGRIRTMLSPHAPYTCPPDYIARIVEAANELNLPLHTHMSETAAEVQFNVNDYGCRPVEHLDKLGFFSRPALVAHAVHLTDEEIALLAERGVSVSHNPASNLKLASGVARVPELLKAGVTVSLGTDSAASNNNLDLFDEIRLASLIHKGVSGDPTAVPAWEALKLGTVYGARAIWQEERLGMLKPGMKADFIALNIEQPHFYPQTEIVSHLVYAGSGRDVVHVWVDGEQVVKQGECVFLDEAQILAEAQRCFERLLSS; translated from the coding sequence ATGAAACGGTTATGGATTGAGAACGGCACCTTCGTAACGATGGACGATGAGCGTCCCGTCGTGAAAGGGCATATGGTCGTGGAAGGCGACACGATCCTTTATCTGGACGAGCAAGCGCCCGATCCGGAACCGGCGGGCGCGGAGCGCGTTGACGGTAAAGGGCTTGTCTTTATGCCGGGTTTGATTAATACGCACGGCCATGCGGCAATGTCGCTCCTTCGCGGCTATTCCGACGACGAAGCTCTGCAAGTATGGCTGGAGCAGAAGATGTGGCCGATGGAAGGCAAATATACGGACGAGGACGCGCGGTGGGGAACGGCGCTGGCCGTGGCCGAGATGCTGAAATCCGGGACGACGACGTTCGTCGACATGTACGACCGGATGCATATCGTGGCAGAAGTCGTTGAGCAATCAGGTATGCGCGCGCTACTGACGCGCGGCGTGATCGGGCTTTGCCCGCCGGACGTGCAAACGGCTAAGCTCGAGGAAGCGAAGCGGTTCGCGCGCGATTGGAATGGCCGGGCGAACGGCCGTATTCGCACGATGCTGTCGCCGCACGCGCCATATACCTGCCCTCCGGATTACATAGCGCGCATCGTGGAAGCGGCGAACGAATTGAATCTGCCGCTGCATACGCATATGTCGGAAACGGCTGCGGAAGTGCAGTTTAACGTGAACGATTACGGCTGCCGTCCGGTCGAGCATCTGGACAAACTCGGCTTCTTCTCCCGTCCGGCGCTCGTGGCGCATGCCGTGCATCTGACGGATGAAGAAATCGCGCTGCTCGCGGAACGCGGCGTCAGCGTATCCCATAATCCTGCCAGCAACCTGAAGCTCGCGAGCGGCGTCGCGCGCGTGCCTGAGCTGTTGAAAGCAGGCGTGACCGTGTCGCTCGGCACGGACAGCGCGGCGAGCAACAACAACCTGGATCTGTTCGACGAAATCCGTTTGGCGTCGCTGATTCACAAAGGCGTATCCGGCGATCCGACTGCGGTTCCGGCTTGGGAAGCGCTGAAGCTCGGCACGGTATATGGCGCGCGCGCGATTTGGCAAGAGGAGCGGCTCGGTATGCTCAAGCCGGGCATGAAGGCCGACTTTATCGCCCTGAATATCGAGCAGCCGCATTTCTACCCGCAAACGGAAATCGTTTCGCATCTCGTCTATGCCGGCTCCGGCCGCGACGTCGTTCATGTCTGGGTGGACGGCGAGCAGGTCGTGAAGCAGGGAGAATGCGTATTCCTGGATGAAGCGCAAATTCTCGCCGAGGCGCAGCGCTGCTTCGAAAGGCTGCTCTCCAGCTAA
- a CDS encoding cell wall elongation regulator TseB-like domain-containing protein: MRANRRKRPPVMTPGRWIALSSVVIIVILVLLNWYYRSVQSPVWLEESAAESEAKDRGSLSSVDSSYHYVWDDPVWVVKGKDQNGDTTYVWLKQNESITLRADQGVTKAVMKERFLADKPDASISHMKLGLFGGEPVWEVYYSRKQAGETNSYYEFYRFRDGSFLITYKLPAR, from the coding sequence ATGCGCGCCAATCGACGCAAACGACCGCCGGTCATGACGCCGGGCCGGTGGATCGCGCTATCGTCGGTCGTCATCATCGTCATTCTTGTTTTGCTTAATTGGTATTACCGTTCGGTGCAGTCGCCGGTTTGGCTGGAAGAATCGGCGGCCGAATCGGAAGCGAAAGACCGCGGAAGCTTGAGCAGCGTGGACAGCTCTTATCATTACGTTTGGGACGACCCGGTTTGGGTCGTGAAGGGCAAGGACCAAAACGGTGACACCACCTATGTATGGCTGAAGCAAAACGAATCGATCACGCTGCGTGCCGACCAAGGGGTTACCAAAGCCGTCATGAAAGAACGGTTTTTGGCCGATAAGCCCGATGCGTCCATCTCGCATATGAAGCTCGGTTTGTTCGGCGGCGAGCCGGTTTGGGAAGTATACTATTCACGCAAGCAGGCCGGCGAAACGAACTCTTATTATGAATTTTACCGGTTCAGAGACGGTTCGTTTCTGATTACGTACAAGCTGCCCGCACGATAA
- a CDS encoding AAA family ATPase gives MFKYGKEMAIGFVPVLLLFLQFYVGVNTIPLVLLAALVGGLLYMAKSRGHLAMAGGGSKAKSRPPKPMSFEQIGGQDRAKQELVEALDFLIHVDQIKKFGIRPLKGILLTGPPGTGKTLLAKAAAHYTNSAYVAASGSEFVEMYVGVGASRIRDMFKEARQLAAKQGKDSAVIFIDEIDVIGGKRDGGQQREYDQTLNQLLTELDGIHTSDTPRILLIGATNRKEMLDSALLRPGRFDRHIAVDLPDKKGRAHILGIHAKNKPLHEEDVNLDKIAEESFGFSGAQLESVMNEAAIYAMREESELIHQRHLSMAIDKVMMGERTDREATNEERERVALHELGHAIAAELVRPGSVSQVALLPRGQALGYVRHNPQQDKYLYTKGFLEGQIMIALGGAAAEEMFYGGRSTGSRGDFDQAMNIVRSMVESGLTDLGIIDNSMMTPDKWADVNGRILNELMERVKSMLEANRHVFTSSLDVLVREETLSGDRFRSLLGHAATPDQLLLAQ, from the coding sequence ATGTTTAAGTATGGGAAAGAAATGGCGATCGGCTTCGTGCCGGTCTTGCTTTTATTTTTGCAGTTTTATGTCGGCGTCAATACGATCCCGCTCGTTCTGCTTGCCGCGCTCGTCGGGGGCTTGCTCTATATGGCAAAATCCCGCGGCCATCTCGCAATGGCAGGCGGCGGAAGCAAAGCGAAATCCCGCCCGCCGAAGCCGATGTCGTTCGAACAGATCGGCGGCCAGGACCGGGCGAAGCAGGAGCTCGTCGAAGCGCTTGATTTTCTGATCCATGTCGATCAAATCAAGAAGTTCGGTATCCGTCCCCTGAAAGGGATCTTGCTGACCGGTCCTCCGGGAACGGGCAAGACGCTGCTGGCTAAAGCGGCCGCGCATTACACGAACTCCGCGTACGTGGCTGCATCCGGCTCCGAGTTCGTGGAAATGTACGTCGGCGTCGGCGCGAGCCGCATCCGCGACATGTTCAAGGAAGCCCGCCAGCTGGCGGCCAAGCAAGGCAAGGACAGCGCCGTAATCTTCATCGACGAGATCGATGTCATCGGCGGGAAGCGGGACGGCGGCCAGCAGCGCGAGTACGACCAAACGCTGAACCAGCTGCTTACAGAGCTGGACGGCATTCATACGTCCGATACGCCGCGGATTTTGCTGATCGGCGCGACGAACCGCAAAGAAATGCTCGACAGCGCGCTTCTGCGCCCGGGCCGCTTTGACCGTCATATCGCGGTCGATCTGCCGGATAAGAAAGGCCGCGCGCATATTTTGGGCATTCATGCGAAGAACAAGCCGTTGCATGAAGAGGATGTCAACCTCGACAAGATCGCCGAGGAGTCGTTCGGCTTCTCGGGCGCGCAGCTCGAGAGCGTGATGAACGAAGCCGCGATCTATGCGATGCGCGAAGAATCCGAACTGATTCATCAGCGCCATCTGTCGATGGCGATCGATAAAGTGATGATGGGCGAGCGGACGGACCGCGAAGCGACGAACGAGGAACGCGAACGCGTCGCGCTTCACGAGCTGGGCCATGCGATTGCAGCCGAGCTCGTCCGCCCGGGCAGCGTATCGCAGGTCGCGCTGCTGCCGCGGGGCCAGGCGCTCGGCTATGTGCGGCATAATCCGCAGCAGGACAAATATTTGTACACGAAAGGCTTTTTGGAAGGGCAAATCATGATCGCGCTCGGCGGCGCCGCCGCGGAAGAAATGTTTTACGGCGGCCGCAGCACAGGGTCGAGAGGCGACTTTGACCAAGCGATGAACATCGTCCGCTCGATGGTCGAGTCGGGTCTGACCGACCTTGGCATTATCGACAATTCGATGATGACGCCTGACAAATGGGCGGACGTGAACGGCCGTATTCTGAACGAGCTGATGGAGCGGGTGAAGTCGATGCTGGAAGCGAACCGCCACGTGTTCACGTCCTCTCTGGACGTGCTCGTACGCGAGGAAACATTAAGCGGAGACCGGTTCCGCAGCTTGCTCGGTCACGCGGCAACACCGGATCAGCTGCTGCTTGCGCAATAA
- a CDS encoding 3-hydroxyacyl-CoA dehydrogenase family protein encodes MTAVRKAGVVGAGTMGQGICEMLAFNGLDVYMIERDSERLQHAIGMIEQSLDKQMERWALTSAEKKLVMNRIQLKEQLSDLADCELVIETITEDLDNKLDIFKELDQICAPSVILASNTSTLSLTELASVTSHPERVIGMHFVYPVSKTDLVEIVRGLKTSDDTFEKTRHFVESTIHKKGVMVFESPGFVTTRLICLFINEALHVLEEGVASADDIDSAMRIGYSFQHGPFEMADRFGLDAVLAALERMFREYGELKYRPSFILKKMVRGGQLGVKSGAGFFHYDKDGGRV; translated from the coding sequence TTGACAGCAGTGCGGAAAGCAGGCGTCGTCGGAGCCGGAACGATGGGACAGGGCATATGCGAAATGCTCGCCTTTAACGGCCTGGACGTCTACATGATTGAAAGAGACAGCGAGAGGCTGCAGCATGCGATCGGCATGATTGAACAAAGCTTGGACAAGCAAATGGAGCGCTGGGCGCTGACTTCGGCGGAGAAGAAGCTGGTCATGAACCGGATTCAACTGAAGGAGCAGCTGAGCGACTTGGCCGATTGCGAGCTTGTCATTGAAACGATAACGGAGGATTTGGACAACAAGCTGGATATATTCAAGGAGTTGGATCAAATTTGCGCGCCGTCTGTTATACTTGCGAGCAATACGTCGACACTGAGCTTAACGGAGCTTGCAAGCGTAACAAGCCATCCGGAGCGCGTCATCGGCATGCATTTCGTCTATCCGGTAAGCAAGACGGACTTGGTGGAAATCGTGCGCGGGCTAAAAACGTCGGATGATACGTTCGAGAAAACGCGGCATTTTGTCGAGAGTACGATACATAAGAAAGGCGTCATGGTCTTTGAATCGCCGGGCTTCGTCACGACGCGGCTCATTTGCCTATTCATCAACGAGGCGCTGCACGTGCTTGAGGAAGGCGTAGCTTCCGCCGACGACATCGACAGCGCCATGCGGATCGGCTACTCGTTCCAGCACGGGCCGTTCGAAATGGCGGACCGGTTCGGGCTTGATGCGGTGCTTGCCGCGCTGGAGCGGATGTTCCGGGAGTACGGGGAGCTGAAATACCGGCCTTCGTTCATTTTGAAAAAAATGGTCCGGGGCGGACAGCTCGGCGTCAAGAGCGGCGCCGGCTTCTTCCATTACGACAAGGACGGAGGACGGGTATGA
- a CDS encoding acetate/propionate family kinase has protein sequence MIILVMNAGSSSLKYQIYDMTNESVLAQGRVERIGMEDSILTHEPEGGVEVNRVSEILDHNEAVRKVSGMLTHREHGVLKSLDEINAVGHRVVHGGESFKQSTLVTDEVKKEIRRLFDLAPLHNPPAMMGITAVELNLPNVPQVVVFDTAFHQTMPMESFLYPIPMVLYRRHKIRRYGFHGTSHNYVSKLAAEKLGRPLNELKIVTCHIGNGASCAAILHGKSFDTSMGLTPLEGLMMGTRSGDLDPAIVPFTMNKEELTLGEVNSMLNKHSGLMAISGISSDMREIVAAKDEGDKHAQLAFDMYTYRLRKYIGAYAAAMNGLDAVVFTAGVGENSSPVRKAVCEQLTFLGIELDEARNEERSKDVRYITKDGSRVSVLVVPTNEELLIARDTYEIVKG, from the coding sequence ATGATCATTCTCGTCATGAACGCGGGAAGCTCCTCTTTGAAATACCAGATTTACGACATGACCAATGAATCCGTCTTGGCGCAAGGCCGCGTCGAGCGGATCGGCATGGAGGATTCCATTCTGACGCATGAGCCGGAAGGCGGCGTCGAAGTAAACCGCGTCAGCGAAATTCTGGACCATAACGAAGCGGTTCGGAAAGTTAGCGGCATGCTGACGCATCGCGAGCACGGCGTGCTGAAGTCGCTGGACGAAATTAATGCGGTCGGCCACCGGGTCGTGCACGGCGGGGAGAGCTTTAAGCAATCAACGCTCGTCACGGATGAGGTCAAGAAGGAAATCCGCCGATTGTTCGACCTGGCGCCTTTGCATAATCCGCCGGCCATGATGGGCATTACGGCGGTGGAGCTGAACCTTCCGAACGTGCCGCAGGTCGTCGTGTTCGATACGGCTTTCCATCAGACGATGCCGATGGAGTCGTTCTTGTATCCGATTCCGATGGTGCTCTACCGGAGGCACAAAATCAGACGGTACGGGTTTCACGGCACGTCGCACAATTACGTCAGCAAGCTGGCGGCGGAGAAGCTTGGCAGACCGTTGAACGAGCTGAAGATCGTCACCTGCCATATCGGAAACGGCGCCAGCTGCGCGGCGATTCTGCATGGCAAATCGTTCGACACGAGCATGGGATTGACGCCGCTCGAAGGGCTGATGATGGGCACGCGGAGCGGCGACTTGGACCCGGCCATCGTACCGTTTACGATGAACAAAGAAGAGCTCACGCTGGGCGAAGTGAACTCCATGCTGAACAAGCACAGCGGCCTGATGGCGATCAGCGGCATCAGCAGCGACATGCGCGAAATCGTAGCGGCCAAGGACGAAGGCGACAAGCACGCGCAGCTCGCGTTCGATATGTACACGTACCGGCTGCGCAAATATATCGGCGCCTACGCGGCGGCGATGAACGGCTTGGATGCGGTCGTATTTACGGCCGGCGTCGGCGAGAACTCGTCACCGGTCCGCAAAGCGGTCTGCGAGCAGCTGACCTTCCTCGGCATCGAGCTTGATGAGGCGCGCAACGAGGAGCGGTCGAAGGATGTGCGCTACATCACGAAGGACGGCTCGCGCGTCAGCGTCCTGGTCGTGCCGACGAATGAGGAGCTGCTGATTGCTAGGGATACTTATGAGATCGTGAAGGGGTAG
- the asnS gene encoding asparagine--tRNA ligase, with the protein MKTLTTIGNLKDFAGQSVWLGCWLNNKRSSGKIQFLQLRDGTGYVQGVVVKSEVAEEIWNAAKELTQESSLYVKGIVREEPRSQSGYELTVEEIEIIQITQDYPITPKEHGIDFLMDRRHLWLRSPKQRAILVIRAEIIRSIQQFFDERSFTLVDPPILTPSSCEGTTNLFHTKYFDEDAYLTQSGQLYMEAAAMALGKVYSFGPTFRAEKSKTRRHLIEFWMIEPEMAFVDHEENLRVQEQFVSFVVQNVVKNCRKELETIGRDISKLENIVAPFPRITYDEAIAYLQEQKHEIQWGEDFGAPHETAIAEKYDRPVFITHYPASFKAFYMKPDPNRPEVVLCADMIAPEGYGEIIGGSQRIDDPELLAERFNEHELSTEAYQWYLDLRKYGTVPHSGFGLGLERTVAWICGLEHVRETIPFPRLLYRLYP; encoded by the coding sequence ATGAAAACATTAACGACGATCGGAAATTTGAAAGATTTTGCAGGACAATCGGTATGGCTCGGCTGCTGGCTGAACAATAAACGTTCGAGCGGTAAAATCCAGTTCCTGCAGCTGCGCGACGGTACTGGCTATGTGCAAGGCGTAGTCGTGAAGAGCGAGGTTGCCGAAGAGATTTGGAACGCGGCGAAAGAGCTGACCCAAGAGAGCTCGCTGTACGTGAAAGGGATCGTGCGCGAAGAGCCGCGCAGCCAATCCGGCTACGAGCTGACGGTCGAAGAGATCGAAATTATCCAAATTACGCAGGACTACCCGATTACGCCGAAGGAGCACGGCATCGACTTTTTGATGGACCGCCGCCACCTCTGGCTGCGTTCGCCGAAGCAGCGGGCGATTCTCGTGATCCGCGCGGAAATTATCCGCTCGATTCAGCAGTTCTTCGACGAGCGGAGCTTTACGCTGGTGGATCCGCCGATTTTGACGCCTTCCTCGTGCGAAGGGACGACGAACCTGTTCCATACGAAATATTTTGACGAGGACGCGTACTTGACGCAAAGCGGCCAGCTGTACATGGAAGCGGCAGCGATGGCGCTTGGCAAAGTCTATTCCTTCGGACCGACGTTCCGCGCCGAGAAATCGAAGACGCGCCGCCACTTGATCGAATTTTGGATGATCGAGCCGGAAATGGCGTTCGTCGACCACGAAGAAAACCTGCGCGTGCAGGAGCAGTTCGTGTCGTTCGTCGTGCAAAACGTCGTGAAAAACTGCCGCAAAGAGCTTGAAACGATCGGCCGCGACATCAGCAAGCTGGAAAACATCGTGGCGCCGTTCCCTCGCATTACGTACGACGAGGCGATCGCATACCTGCAGGAGCAAAAGCACGAGATTCAGTGGGGCGAAGACTTCGGCGCGCCGCATGAAACGGCGATTGCCGAGAAATACGACCGTCCGGTGTTCATTACGCACTATCCGGCGTCGTTCAAAGCGTTCTACATGAAGCCGGACCCGAACCGTCCGGAGGTCGTCCTTTGCGCGGATATGATCGCGCCGGAGGGCTACGGCGAAATTATCGGCGGCTCGCAGCGGATCGACGATCCGGAGCTGCTTGCAGAGCGCTTCAACGAGCATGAGCTGTCGACGGAAGCGTACCAATGGTACCTGGACCTGCGCAAATACGGCACGGTGCCGCACTCCGGCTTCGGCTTGGGGCTTGAGCGCACGGTTGCGTGGATTTGCGGCTTGGAGCACGTTCGCGAGACGATTCCGTTCCCGCGTCTGCTGTACCGTCTGTATCCGTAA
- a CDS encoding DnaD domain protein encodes MKTDMWKAYARGMAAAMNGGGVMVPAGLLRAYRGVGLTDTEMLLILQLMTYRQVEGVDFPTPEQLAERLGILPKAAHQLLSRLMKEGLLTIDEEHDPVSGMQYERYNWNGFLIRSAEWLAEEARQSFENDREQQQRPSTAAGFGRSGSGGAGGSGGGGHMDAGDWQQSDLFSVFEQEFGRPLSPMECETISAWVDQDRYPDELIRFALKEAVFAGKLHFRYIDRILIEWSRNRVTNTDEAKAHTNKFRGGRGSG; translated from the coding sequence GTGAAAACCGATATGTGGAAAGCCTATGCGCGCGGAATGGCCGCCGCCATGAACGGCGGCGGCGTGATGGTGCCGGCCGGTTTGCTGCGCGCTTACCGGGGCGTCGGGCTCACCGACACGGAAATGCTGCTCATTCTTCAGCTGATGACGTACCGCCAGGTTGAAGGCGTCGATTTTCCTACGCCGGAGCAGCTGGCGGAACGGCTTGGCATTTTGCCCAAGGCGGCGCATCAGCTGCTCAGCCGGTTGATGAAGGAAGGGCTGCTGACGATCGACGAGGAGCACGATCCGGTGAGCGGCATGCAATATGAGCGCTACAATTGGAACGGCTTTCTGATCCGCAGCGCGGAATGGCTCGCGGAGGAGGCGCGTCAGTCGTTTGAGAACGACCGGGAGCAGCAGCAGCGTCCCAGTACGGCTGCCGGCTTTGGCAGAAGCGGTTCCGGAGGTGCGGGAGGCTCTGGCGGCGGCGGGCATATGGACGCGGGAGATTGGCAGCAGTCCGATTTGTTCTCCGTCTTCGAGCAGGAGTTCGGACGGCCGTTATCGCCGATGGAGTGCGAGACGATCAGCGCCTGGGTCGACCAGGACCGGTATCCGGACGAGCTGATCCGGTTCGCGCTGAAAGAAGCGGTGTTTGCGGGGAAGCTGCATTTTCGCTACATCGACCGGATTCTGATCGAATGGAGCCGCAACCGGGTCACCAACACGGATGAGGCAAAAGCGCATACGAATAAATTTCGCGGCGGCCGCGGGTCTGGATGA
- the rfbG gene encoding CDP-glucose 4,6-dehydratase, whose protein sequence is MMDDAFWQGKRVFVTGHTGFVGTWLSLWLHRLGAAVIGYSDDLPTVPSMYRLCGLEHTMTWLRGDIRDVDKLTAALRAAKPDIVFHLAGQSERSGIQPTVEAISVNVVGTASLLEAVRVVSREHPIRAVVASTAADCYAPREPVSLCGGEPGSAGKAGAELVVSAFRRAYFAAGTDEGPAVATVRAGHLIGGGDFGAGRLVPDCVRAAAESHAAQLPAAWPGGFRPWLHVLDALAGCLALAQRLFPPGGGDFAEAWNFGPRAGDARTAAWLAEAVCARLGCQPLVLAAAGAHQSGGAAATGQPDAQPALLDPTKAVLRLGWHQRWDAAQSAQHAADWYAAWMKGAPMRDVTVSQIAEFEK, encoded by the coding sequence ATGATGGACGATGCGTTTTGGCAAGGCAAACGGGTATTCGTTACCGGTCATACCGGATTTGTGGGAACGTGGCTAAGCCTGTGGCTTCATCGGCTTGGCGCGGCGGTGATCGGCTACAGCGACGATTTGCCGACCGTACCTTCGATGTACCGGCTGTGCGGTTTGGAGCATACGATGACGTGGCTGCGAGGAGATATTCGCGACGTCGATAAGCTGACGGCTGCGCTTCGGGCAGCAAAGCCGGATATTGTGTTTCACTTGGCGGGGCAATCGGAACGAAGCGGCATTCAACCGACGGTGGAGGCGATCTCGGTCAATGTCGTGGGCACGGCTTCGCTGCTGGAGGCGGTGCGCGTCGTAAGCCGGGAGCATCCGATACGCGCCGTCGTTGCGTCGACGGCGGCGGATTGCTACGCGCCGCGAGAGCCCGTCAGCCTCTGCGGCGGCGAGCCGGGCTCCGCGGGCAAAGCGGGCGCGGAGCTTGTCGTGTCGGCGTTCCGGCGGGCGTACTTCGCCGCCGGAACCGATGAAGGGCCCGCGGTCGCGACGGTACGCGCGGGCCATCTCATCGGCGGCGGCGATTTCGGGGCCGGCCGCCTCGTACCGGACTGCGTGCGCGCCGCGGCCGAATCGCACGCAGCGCAGCTGCCTGCAGCCTGGCCGGGAGGCTTCCGGCCCTGGCTGCACGTGCTTGACGCGCTCGCGGGCTGCCTCGCGCTCGCGCAGCGGCTGTTCCCACCTGGCGGCGGCGACTTCGCCGAGGCGTGGAACTTCGGTCCGCGCGCCGGCGATGCGCGGACCGCGGCCTGGCTGGCCGAGGCGGTGTGCGCCCGCCTCGGCTGCCAGCCGCTCGTGCTGGCCGCGGCCGGCGCGCACCAGTCCGGCGGCGCCGCCGCAACCGGGCAGCCCGACGCGCAGCCGGCGCTGCTCGACCCGACCAAAGCGGTGCTGCGCCTAGGCTGGCACCAGCGCTGGGACGCTGCGCAGTCCGCGCAGCATGCCGCGGATTGGTACGCGGCATGGATGAAAGGCGCGCCGATGCGCGACGTCACCGTTTCGCAAATCGCTGAATTTGAAAAATAA
- a CDS encoding Fur family transcriptional regulator, with product MSESHSHSHSHTHSHSEPSKPQDTVKQMIEVMSQNGWRITEQRRELAEIFARTNGYLSPKDVYDQMSVAYPSVSFDTVYRNLRLLSEMGALEQFYFMDGGLKFRVSCLSHHHHHLICINCEKTLTFEYCPMEQSLDLPGSFKIINHRFEVYGVCEACQRESGT from the coding sequence ATGTCAGAATCTCATTCGCACTCTCATTCTCATACGCATTCGCATTCCGAGCCATCGAAGCCGCAGGATACCGTGAAGCAGATGATCGAGGTCATGTCCCAGAACGGCTGGCGCATTACGGAGCAGCGGCGCGAGCTGGCCGAGATCTTCGCGCGGACGAACGGCTACCTGTCGCCCAAAGATGTTTACGACCAAATGTCGGTCGCCTATCCGAGCGTCAGCTTCGACACCGTGTACCGGAACTTGCGCTTATTGAGCGAGATGGGGGCGCTGGAGCAGTTTTATTTTATGGACGGGGGCTTAAAGTTCCGCGTCAGCTGTTTGTCACACCACCATCATCATCTCATTTGCATTAATTGCGAGAAGACGCTCACGTTCGAATATTGTCCGATGGAGCAGTCGCTCGACTTGCCGGGGTCGTTCAAAATCATCAACCATCGGTTCGAGGTGTACGGCGTTTGCGAAGCATGTCAGCGGGAATCAGGTACGTAA
- a CDS encoding MBL fold metallo-hydrolase, with the protein MLVHNGLAMLNITATVMGRSETIHPALVWSDTKAVLIDTGYPGQLPLIQEALRQEGLRPEQLTDIIITHQDIDHIGSLPALLSSNASDISIEVWSSPIEKPYIQGEKMLIKISPDAIDQAVAALPPDVPEEKRRAFRYALEHPPKAAVTQLLGYGESGTPIPGFIVIDTPGHTPGHISLYHETSRTLIAADALTVADGQLQGPRFNADNDEAIRSMKRFFDYPIDQVICYHGGLFRGNVHARLRELLA; encoded by the coding sequence ATGCTCGTACACAATGGCCTTGCCATGCTGAACATTACCGCGACCGTCATGGGTCGTTCGGAAACCATCCACCCTGCGCTCGTTTGGAGCGATACGAAAGCCGTTCTGATCGACACCGGTTATCCCGGTCAGCTGCCGCTCATTCAAGAGGCGCTGCGGCAAGAGGGGCTGCGGCCTGAGCAGCTCACGGACATTATCATCACGCATCAGGATATCGATCATATCGGCAGTCTCCCCGCGCTTTTATCTTCTAACGCTTCGGATATCTCTATCGAAGTATGGTCGTCTCCCATCGAGAAACCCTACATCCAAGGCGAGAAAATGCTGATCAAAATCTCTCCGGACGCCATCGACCAAGCCGTTGCCGCTCTCCCGCCAGACGTGCCGGAGGAGAAACGCCGCGCCTTCCGTTATGCGCTCGAACACCCGCCTAAAGCTGCTGTGACGCAGCTGCTCGGCTATGGCGAATCCGGCACGCCGATACCCGGCTTCATCGTGATCGATACTCCGGGTCATACACCCGGCCATATCAGCCTCTATCACGAGACGAGCCGAACGCTGATTGCAGCCGATGCTTTAACCGTGGCAGACGGTCAACTGCAAGGTCCTCGCTTCAATGCCGACAACGACGAAGCCATCCGCTCCATGAAGCGATTTTTCGACTATCCGATCGATCAAGTGATCTGCTACCATGGCGGCCTATTCCGAGGCAATGTCCACGCACGCCTTCGAGAGCTGCTCGCCTAA